AAGACACAGCAGAGGCTTCACATCTTCAAGATATTTTAttacaatatttttaaataaatacgaTTTATTCTCCAAATCCAGTTAGCAAGGTACATCCAGCCCTTTCCAGTTTACACTAAGGGAGCATGCAAGGCTTTGGTGATGTATCGAATGCACACAATGAAGCCCTATTAATCAGAATGGGTATTGTAAAGGATGGTGCCCCCTTAATCTGCACTGTCATTGACAGCAGCATATTACCTCTTTCCTGATTCACTGCAGAATCCTGAAATaggccataagatgtaggagcagaagtaggccattcagcccatcgagtttggtCCAAATTCCACTCTCCAACACAACGCTCGTCCAGGGATGCTTGGGCCTTGCTTTTGTCCTTCCTGTTGATTCTCTGGGCAATTTTTTCGGCACATCTTGATGTCCCAGGGTGGAAACATTGGAGTGAAACATGGTGGAGAAGGAGATAGGAGGTGAGGTGAAGGCAGGAGGTTAGAGGAGAAGGACATGTATCCCAGCTATCCACAGCCCAGTGTCCTAAAGGAGTGCTGTGTGATCCTTCCACACTCTTCTGGCCCCTCAGTCATCCTCATAAACGGTGCCCTGGTGTGACAAGGATCTTTTGAATAAAGAAGTGAGCCCTCTGAACACAATCCCTGTTGTTGTGGGCTCTATACTAAGCTTGGCCACACTGGTTGCACGTATTCTTCTCAGCTTCATTCCTTAACCCCAAAGCACCCTGGCCCTCCAACCCCACTACCTTCCCAAACCAGCCTCATGTACAAGGCCTTCCCACAACAATTGGGAAAACGCTCACCTCTTTGGGGGGAATGTCTTTGCTTCATCTGAGCCACAGGGATCGGGTTGGTCAAAGCCTTGAGGGGAAGCCTCCAGTTAGGATTCCCAGTGCTCTGTGGCACTGGCGCGGCCAGCATTTCTGACCCATCCTTACGtgtccttaagaaggtggtgttgagctgcctttttgaaccgttGTGTCCACATCATGCAGTTGGAAGATAGctcgaggattttgacccagtgacaataaaggaacGCCCATATagtcccaagtcaggatgacgtGTCGCTGTGAGGGGTTGGTGTTACCATATATGTGTCACCTTTGTCTCTCTAGTTGATGGAGTTTGCGTATCTGGGATGAACTGTGATGAAAGATCTGTCATCAGAGAGCCACTAAATATTAACGTTTTGTTCTCAAATTACTTTCCATatctcactgctcatggtgtggGGCTAGTAACGCACTTACATAGTTTCTGGCTGATAAAATCCAGTCAATTGATGAGGTTTCTCTGAAGGCCTTGAACTGAACTTGTGGGCTTACATGTGAAtttatgaattaggagcaggagtaggccatacacCGCCTTGAGTTGCGCtaccatttgataagatcctgGCTGCTAAGATTATGGTCTATACTTTCCCGTCTAATACTAATAACCTTTGAATCAGGAATCTATTTAATTcagccttaaaagtattcaatgaccctgtctccactacactctggggaaaagacttccACAAGCCAATAACCCTCGAATAGGGGGAAAAAAATCCCCATGTCTTCCTTAAACAGGAACCTTTGGTTTATGGACAATCTCCTCAGTATAGCTGGGGATGTTGCATTTACAGAAATGAAACTATTATTATGCATCCAGCATGCAGCGTGTTGCAAACTCAGATGAGAAATGTTTACTAAAATCAGATCCTGTTACTTTCTTAAAACCAATGAACATGACCTTCTCTTGCTCCACCCTGCTATTTCAGAGAGCTCAGATGTTGTTGGGTTTGATATGTCTTGAGGTTTGGAGCTGGAGGGGTCTATTCCACGGACCATTGATCTGTCGACTTGAGTTAGCGTGGGACAGTGCACTAGTCTGGCAGAGAACACAGTAGGCAAGGAGGAGGGAGGAAAAATATGTTAGAGAAGGAGAGCCAATTAGTGGGAAACAGACTGGATGGGAATCAGAAAATTGAAAGCCTTGGTATGAGTGAGGGATGGCAGTAGAGAATAAGAGAAGAGCAAACGCTTGGGGAAATAGGGAGGATACATGCAAGCTGCTGAATAAAACGATGAATGAAAACTTAGATACAAAAAGGGGAGAAGGTAATGAAGTAAAATATAGAGTGAAGGGTAGTTGGCACATGAGTGCTTGCCAAACTGGTGATTTGACTGGCAAACAAACATTGGCAACAGGAAGATCTTCTTCAGAGcaaagggaagggagagaggcagcATTGTCACTTTAACCATCAAAGGTTTGATATTCTGCTCAGCTGgtaccaacacacacacacactcattcacgcagacagacacacacatacgcacacacacagacacacactctctcacacacacacacacatagaatctttctctcacacacacaggcacatacacactctcacaaacacacacagacatgcatataCATaccagtacacacacacacacagacgtgcaTACACATACCAATGCGTgcgtacacatacacacacacactattttCAAAGTAAGAGCTACTTTCACCTTAATGTTTCAATGTTTAGCACACCAAGGGAGTGTGTTGTTTATGAAACAGAAATGCCTTGTCTTCAGAGCCAGCAGGGGATTATATCGTAATCCAACTCCAATCCACAAAATTAGCAGGTTCTGGCTGAGCAGGGTTGAAAGCTGATCAATACAATTTGACATTGGATGATCCTGTAACAAGATGTCATCAAACGTCTCATCCTCACCACCAGAATAAACTCCCCATCACATAATTCCCAAGGAACAACTGTTATTTTAAACTCGTGCACTCTTTTGAAATGTACTACTGAAAGCATTGGATTTATTAAGTTATTTCATTGTGATAATCTGTTGTTGTGACTTGTCTCCCTGAGCTTGTGCTGAGGACTAGTTACTGCTCCCCATGTTGCTAACAATTGGAGGAATTGAGCATGTAGATCAAATCTTGTGCTAGTTACGATGACGTTGCTGGCCAATGGTGCATGTCCACTCCTCAGCACTTTCCATCTTCTATTGCTTTTCGCTATGGTAGAGCTTGGATTGAAACAGTTTAGCAGCTCCACCAATATCTTTTAACTTCACAAGTGTTTTCCCTTTCCCCCCGAAACACTGAGGTGACATTTCCAATTCCCATCATTGAGGTCTTTCTTGGCCCTCATGTGGCAATTTGTGCAGAATTATCAGCAAGGAGATGGAACCATGCCAGTGTACATCTTTAGGTCACGGAACAGAGGAGACATCCATACCAATAGCTGAGGCTTGTTTTAAACCCAGCCTGCCAAGGTGAAAAGCAAaccttcagtctctctctctctctctctgaaacctgCTGATTTCAGCAGATGAACCACATGACGAGGTGATTTCACTCTTTGGGTGTTCCAgtgtggacacacacacacacacacagacacacacacacctcccacaTGCTCTGAGACACACACAGGGCATTGGCATTTCCTTGTAAACATAGTCATGAAACAGAAGTGAAATACAAAGTTCACGAACATCTTTGCAATGATGACATTGCCCACTGCAGAAAGCTGTTAGCTCGACCAGAAAACCAGCACACACAGCTTCACAAGAAACTTTACTTGTTACTCGGTTTACCACTTTCATGGTAACGTGGCCACCCAGCTATGTTGTGAATGTGAAACAGTGAAGCTTGGGAAGAAGCAGGACCCTTTCACTTTGACTGAACTTGACCGGGAATGGATTAACCAGCAAATGGTCAGACCGCCCTTAGGCAATTAGACCATGCTTTCAAAAGCATTTGTTTTTGGAAGGAAGAGAGAAGGAGATCCCTAATTGTAGGGCCAATATCTCATAataggaaagagaaagagagttccTGAGCATCAGAAACATTGAGAATCTTCTCTCAGACTGGATACTATCTCTAATTGACTAATTAGTAAACAGCAATCTTCCTTTATTGGAACTGACTACCCAAAATCTATGTCATTGTGAAATCCTCTTTCATCCACCCCATTACCCAAACAACACTAACCTCCAGCCCAGCAACTTTCATGCAGAAAGACGACTCATCTTAGCAACATCAAACTCCACTCCATCCTTGACCTCCAACACCACAGTTCAATGCTTCTGTCCCAGTGGATGCTGCAAtgcctctatttcctcaggaggctaaggaaattagGCATGTCCATAAAGATCTGACCATCTTGATCCACCCAGGTACAtcacggcttggtatggcaactgctctgcccaggcccataagaaactacagagagttatgaacacagtccagtccagcACGCAAGCCAGCCTTCTGTCTATTGACTCCACCTACACCTctcactgcctcgggaaggcagccaacatcatcaaagacccccccACCTCCAAACCTGGTTATAATATCTTCCAGCCTCTTCCATGAGGCAGAGGGTATTAAAGCTTAAACATAtgtgccaacagattcaagaacagcttcttccccgctgttattagacttttgaattcACCTCtcaagttttaaaattaatgttgctCTTGGTGCAAccttctgtgcagctgtaacactgtattcctcgctctgctctattaccctaatgcactttgtatgtgcacatttcactgtacctaggtaaacaaatcaaatcaatacaTTTCCCTAGTGTAGGGACAGGCACTGAGAGTCAACAAGCCAACTGAGAGTAGACAGTCACTGGAGCCTGGCCTGATCCTCCAGTCTATCATACATCTTCCCATAGGGATTGTTCCTTTTCTCACCCAccatctccttctctctctaGCTCCTGCCAACTCAGGTTAGATGCACTCTTGGAGCTTTCACCATAATATCTTCCACCTTCGACCATCCTGCCTGGTCACCAGGATTTTCCTCCGTCATTCCCCACCCACTCCATGCCCCATATCAAAACTTCAGAAGGGTTGGTAGAAAAACAGAGTGAACAGACTTGGGAAAACCCGCAACCATATCCAGGAGCTCAAACTCTCTTCCTTCTCCCAACAACAGCCCCGTCTATCGGCTTGGGACGAGAGTGCACGAGGTGGAATGGGCAGTCAGTGATGCTGGAGGACCAGTAAGGGGAGTTTTAAAAGAAAGGTAAAGTTAGTGACTGGGAGTTGAGCAGCAAAGCCTATAATCTGGTACAGAACACAACCAAGTGAACACATCTGAGACTACCGTGTGATGATCCGAAGTCAATATTAGTGAGCTGACGTGACAGCGGAAGCGAAAACAGTGAAATGGCACTTGTCCTTCTTTGATGCTTAGATTCCAAGCCGGTTTACTGGTGTCACCATCAGGCCTTACATTTTGAAAGACAGTGCCCTTGGCCTCTTTGTAAAGAAAGAGGAACCACACTTTCTTTGCAGATGGTTTCCAAAAACACGTGAACGTTTCAAAAAAAGCGTGCAGCAAGACAGGCTTTGTTGCTTGTCTTGTGTTGTTAGTCCTGAGGGAAGAACGTTCAGATGGATGCCCTGCAGGGCAGGATGAGTGCTGGGCCTTCATCGATGAGAATAGAAAGGGGTGAATTCCTTTATTGGAACCTGTTGTCCAAGGCCATGTGTTGTTTTTTGCAAACTCTCTTTTACCTCCACTTAATAGAGAAAACTAAAATCGTCTCCTTCTCTCCATCTCCCTGGTGCCCCAGTTCACACCTCAGTACTTATAGCCCTGACGCCCACAAACATCTCCCGCACGGTGTTCTGCCGGCTCATCGGGAAACCTTGAAGTGACGGCACCTTGAGGGGCAGCCCTGGCTCTTTGTAGCGGGCGGGAGTGTATGAGATACGTTCGCCCCCGTTGCGCATCTCGTCAGCGGTTCGAACATAAAAGGGCGTGCAACTGGGACACGAGCCCCTTGTGAGTGTCTGGCTAGGCTCCCCTGGCAGCGCCAATTGAGGGACCAATCCGTCCATGACATGCGCGTTGCATGAGTTGCAAGGGATGTGTGGGTGAGCGGGTATGTCTGAACATTCCTCCTCGTCGTCTGATTCATCCTTCTTGCAGCAGTAATACTGGGAGGGGAACAAAGAGGCAGGAAACTTGTGTCAGGTGAAGCCAGCAATAAACAGCTTGCTTTGCCCACTTCCAATTATCTCCTGCCTGGCATCTCACATGCAAACCTAAACTTCTGCTGCCCTTACCCCGACTCTCACCAAACCCCTCTCATCTGTCACCTTCAAGCTTGCATGTTAATTCCCTGACCAACAATGCtgctatttttatttttgatttccaatTTCTTACtaccccaccagcctctgcatccaaAGAATTATAATTTGCCGTTTCCACtgcctccagtgagatgccacctcCAGatgcatattcccctcccctcccctgtcagccttccacaaggactgttctcTATGAGATACCTTGGTCCGCTTCTCCTCCACCTCCGACACTACCTCATaaccccacagcaccttcctatGCAATCACAGAAGTTGGAACACAAGCCTGTTTACCTTCTCCCCATCTCTTTAATGTCCTGCGACCCTGAAAACTTCCAGATCTCTGTGTTTTTCGAATTTTTGCACATCCttgattttaatcacttcaccatTGGGTGGTTGTGTCTGTAGCTCCCTGTGTCTGGGaggtctggaattccctgcctaaatCATTCCACCTCTCATACCTGCTGTACGCCCACCTTGGTATCTAGCTCTTACACCAGTCTGTAGGCCACCTGTCCTAGAATCTCCTTGAGTGACTCAGTGTTgagttaaatttaaaaatgctCCAGTAAATGACCTGCATTATTGTTGCTGCTTTATAAATGGATGAGTTGTTGCAGTACCGAGGAAAACAGTGGGTTAGCCTGCTTggaaaaattaatcaattttgcttccaatttcctcaccttttcctggtccatcacctcccttcccttcctggacatctctgtttccatttctggggataggctggccatcGTTATACACTACGAGCCCACCggctcccacagttaccttgactatacatcctcacactctgcttcctgtaaagactccatcccattcttccagtttctctgtctctgtcgcaTGTGTTTTGACAATGCCATTTTCTGCAAGGGCTGCCTCAGAAATGTCTACCTTCTTCCCCAACTGAGGATTCCGCACCACTGCGGTCAACAAGGGCTCTTTGTggtgtctgacccatctcccgcacttcGGCCCTCACTCCTTCTCCTTCCTCCCACAGCAATGACAGAGTCCCTCTGACCCTCACTTAACACCCCACCAGCCTTCGCATCCCACGAATTATAAGTTGCCATTTCCACCATATCCAACGGGTTGCCACCACCAGATGCATACTCCCTTCCTGTCCCCTCCTTTGTCAGACTtccgcagggactgttccctctgggacaccttgATCCTCTCCCTTTCcacccccacagcaccttcccacgcaaccgcagaaggtgtaacacctgcctgtttacctcCTCCTGCCTCATTATCCAATCCCCTAAGACGCACCTTCCACATGaggcagcaatttacctgcagcACTTCACTCAATATAGTCTACTGTGTTCTCCGCTAACAATGTGCTCTGCTCTACGTTGGGAAGATGAAATCTAGGcggggtgactgctttgcagaacactgaGGTTCTGTCCTAAAAATGagcctgaacttccagttgcctgctggAACACACCACTGTGTCCCAGACGCAAACGTTTCTGACGTGAGTTTGCTGTAGTGTTTCAGCGAGCCTCAGTGCAAGCTCAGACAACAACATCTAATTTTCCGCTTGGGGATCCTGCAGTCTCtaggactcagcattgagttcaataacttcagaccCTGCTTTCTTCCTTCCATGTTTTTcacccagccccacaccaggtcctattATGACAAGGGATTCTTTTAGCACAGACACCAATTCTCACGTCCTCCCAGGCTCATTATCACATCATACGGGTTGCATTCAGCTCAATTAACTCATTTTCTCACTTGCTCATAGTTCTGATTATCTCTCAGTCAatttttcttctgtcctggcctgctatGCATAATCTCCTTGTTTAACTCCCCctttcttatctctctctctctctctctctctctctctcggttctGTCTCCACTTACTTGTTCATCTCTCCCTAACCCTCACCCTCAACTTCTGTTTCAGCATAAATAACACCACTCTATGTAGAGTCATAGCGATGGACAgcactaaattaatctagtcccatttgccagcacttggcccttatccctctaaacccttcctattcatatacacatccagataccttttaaatgttgcaattgtaccagcctccaccattt
The Chiloscyllium plagiosum isolate BGI_BamShark_2017 chromosome 11, ASM401019v2, whole genome shotgun sequence DNA segment above includes these coding regions:
- the fam163aa gene encoding protein FAM163A, with protein sequence MTAGTVVITGGILATVILLCIIGVLCYCRLQYYCCKKDESDDEEECSDIPAHPHIPCNSCNAHVMDGLVPQLALPGEPSQTLTRGSCPSCTPFYVRTADEMRNGGERISYTPARYKEPGLPLKVPSLQGFPMSRQNTVREMFVGVRAISTEV